The sequence AGCTTCCCGGATCTGGAACCGAAGCTCCGTCGATATTGAGTTGGTAATAGTGGAAACCCTCATCCTGCGGAGCAGACTCGCCTGTCCACACTCCTTTTTCGTCTTTCTTCAGGTCATATTTCACGCCACCGATATCGAGTTGTACTCGTTGAGCTTCAGGTGCCGGAATACTAACGCGAACCTTTCTCTCCGAGTTTACCTGAGGATATTCCTTCTCCTGTTGGGTTGTAGGAGTTTTTTTGAAATCTTCCACCGCGGCAGTCTGAGCCAAGCAAATTCCTCCGGTTAATGCCGCCGTCAACAAAACGGCTATTGATCTGTATTTCATGAATTTATTTTTAATACTGTTATTGAATTATTCAAAAGATTATAGGATATCTTTCCTCGTCCAACCTTTCAGGCTGTAATTATATGAAAGCTTCCATTCACCGCAGGTCAGTGACCTGCGGTTATGAAAATAATGCCTTTCAGGCAAAATATCAGATGCTTGTTTTATTTGAAAAGAAGCGGAGCCACTTCTTTCAGGCTACGACGCCATGTCAGAAACTCGTGAGCTGTATTTTCGGAAACAAAAGAGACAGCGTTATAACCGGCTTCTTTCAAAGTAACGGCAGCTTTTTTAACCATGTCGGGGTTTTCACGGCTACCGCAGCTAATGAAGATAAGTTTAGGATTCGCTTTGCCTTTCAGTTCTGCAGGATTGTAAGTACCTCCACTTAACAATGCATAGTAAGAAAATACATCGGGACGAGCAAGTGTAATCGCGTGCGTTTCCATACCACCCATCGAAAGACCTGCCATAGCACGGTTTTCCTTATTAGCAATAGTACGGAAATTAGCATCTACGTAAGGAATCAGTTCATCAACAAGCACCGTCTGGAACGGAACATAGCTGAAACTACCGATAGTGCCAGGTTTGGCATCGTTAGTCATTCCATAAGTCATCACAATGATAAACGGTTTGATTTTACCTTCGGCAATCAGGTTATCCATAATCAGATTGGCATGTCCCTGGTTGCTCCAGGCTGTTTCGTCTTCTCCCCAACCATGTTGCAGATACAATACAGGATATTTTGTCTTTGTATTTTTATCGTATCCGGCAGGAGTATAGACAAACGCACGTCGTGAAGTGTTGGTGCTTTTTGAAGGGAACAGAATTTGTTGTACGTTACCGTGAGGCACATCTTTGAGCGCATAGAAATCCTTGTCGTGAGCAGGAATTTCGATACCGCTTTCCCAACGGGTAGAACCGTAGTAATTCATTGCACCCGGATCGTTGAATACGCCACCGTCGATGGTCAGGTGATAATAGTGGAAACCTTCATCCATCGGACCGGCAGTTGTACCCATCCACGAACCGTCTTCGGCTTTTGCAAGCGGAGTTCCCCCTTTTGCGCCACCTAGTCCGAGGCTTACCACAATGCTTTGTGCATTAGGAGCTATAACGCGAAAACGTGCATAACCCTGCGAATTTACCTGCGGGTACATTTGTCCCGGTTGATTACATGTTGAAGGTTTGAAATCTTCGATAACGGCCGACTGATTTGCCTGAGCCGAACAAAAACTACTGGTAAGTACCGTCGCAAAAGCAACAGCTAACATTTTGATTTTCATGATGTTTTTTTAGATTAATAATAATACATATCAATTCCTGATCAGGAAAAGAATCTGTTGTTTGATAAATTTTCAATAATGGTCTAAAATACCGGGCTCATCCGGTTTCAATATTCCACCGTCTGCTCCGTCCATGTTGGTTCATGGATGTAGAACATTCCGTCTTTATAAGTTACCGGTTCGATACCCATCTGAGGCATCGGCTCCCACGGTTCGAGCGTCTGACAATAGGGATAAGGACGCTTTTCGTACATCATATAATGGCATGAGTTCCATAAATTTCCATCAGGACCAATAAACAACGCATTATGCCCCGTCTCGGAATATGGATCGGGCGTGTCCTGAAATTTCAAATGCGAGTATCCTCCTTCAGCAGCCAGTTCGGGACGATATCCTTTTTTTCGGGTTCCGAATATCGGATTCGGAGAGGCTAATTCCCAGGGCCCGAGAGGCGATTTCGATTTCAATAAACCAACTTCGTATCCACGAGTCCATGTCGAGAAAAACATGAAATAGGTACCTTCCTTTTTCACCACAAACGGTCCCTCAATACCTCCTATCATCCACTCCGGCCAACCGGGTTGCTTTTTATCCAGAAATTTCTGAATAGGAGTCATAAGTTTGCCGATGTTTAAATCAATTCTGGCCTGAAAAAGTCCGTTGCCGCTGCAATAGAGATAAGTCTGTCCGTCTTCGTCTTCAAATAAGGTAGCGTCGTTATTGTACTGCGGAGTGAGCGGTCCGTTGACAAGTTTATAGGGACCAGTCACCTTATCGGCAACAAACAACCAGACGCTATGAGTCTTCATTCCCTTCGGATCTTCCTTTGTCACCTTTCCGCTATTAACGGTAAGGTAGTATTTGTGTTGTATAAAATGAATTTCGGGAGCCCAGAAACGTCCGTTATAAGGACAATCGGCCGGCAACTTAGCAGCATCAATAATCCACGAATGCTGTTTCCAGTGGATAAGGTCGTCGGATTCGAGCAGGCGAACGCCCGGATTAGGACCTGTCCAAACAGGGTTGGAGGTTCCGGTACAATACCATTTGTCTCCCACTTTAATGATGCAATGGTCGCGCATGGAGATTGCCGTGTCCCGCGTTATCGGGTTGGTATACCGAAAAATATGCTTCGCCCCTTTGACTGGGGATATGGCGGCATTCGCCTTTTCCTGTGCAAAACAGGAAACCGACAACACAAACAAGACAAGAAACAGGTTGATACTCCTCATTCTATATACATTAACAGATTCAATACATTAACTAAGCCGGAGCCGATCTTCGTTATTCGAACCGTATCCAATCAACTTCTACTGGTTTGCTATCCTGAGACACAACGCACAAATTATAAACTCCTTTTTTTACGGCGGAAACTGGGACTTTGATGGTTGTCCAAGCACTGCTTTTCGGAACATTGATTTTGGCAACAACGACTCCATTTACATCGTTAAGTTTCAATTGCAGCGAACCTCCCGTTGCAGAAAGTGCTCTAACCTGAAGTGATTTGCCTCCTTTCTTAGCAAAGTTTACTGCGTTATATTGCACCCATGCTCCCTGAGCATCGAAAATTGTTTTCCACCCTTTGAATGTATCGGCCGTATCAAGCAAAGCTATCGAAGCTCCCTTTTCACTGATTTTGCTGTAGCGATCGAGTTGGATCTCTTTTGTAGCATCCGACAAACCTACACCACGGAACGTCGGAATAACTTTTTTGATGGTTCCGTCGGCATTAAAGGTCAGACTATCAACCCTTACCGAACGGTTTTTGTCAAACTTGGGAGAGTAGTCGCGGTCGTGATAGAAAAGATACCACTGATTTTTGTAATTGACGATAGAATGGTGATTCGTCCAGCAGTTAGATGGTGATTCGTCCATGATAACTCCGACCGGTTGATAGGGACCCATTGGGCTATCGCTCATGGCATATTCGAGACGTTCAATCTGGTTGGCTACGTGGGGATAGGTGAGGTAATATTTGCCATTACGTTCCATCGCAAACGGACCTTCAATCAGGCCTTTGGTTGGAAGATTTGCTATAGTTTGTACCGGACCATCCACTTCAATCATGTTATCTTTGAGCTTGGCAACGCTGATACGCCCCATTGCCGTAAAAATGTATGCCTTACCGTCTTTGTCCAAAAGCACGCAAGGGTCGATACCACGGATACCCTCAACTGGTTTATCCAGCACAGTATAAGGGCCTTCCGGCTTATCGGCTGTAGCTACGCCAACTCTTCCGCCAACCGGGAAGTAGAAATAATATTTGCCATTTTTGAACACGCAATCGGGTGCCCACATATCGTAATTAATCTTGGTCAACCAGGGTACTTTGGTTTGTGTAACAATCACCCCATGATCAGTCCAATCGGTAAGATTATCGGACGAAAATACGTGGTAATCGGCCATACAAAACCAATCCTTCCGCAGGTTTTTATCCTGAGGTGTTGGTATATCGTGTGATGGATAGAGGTACACTTTCCCGTTGAAAACACGTGCTGTAGGGTCTGCACTAAACTGGTTGCGGATAATCGGGTTTTGAGCGTTCACAAAAGAAACAGCTAAAAGTCCGAGCATAACGCCAAAAATCAACTTCATCTTATTGTTCTTCATTTGTAGTATGGTTATCAGAAATTTATTACAATTTATTGTTGTTCAGGTTAATTTCAATTTTGTCGATATCAGGAGCCCATCCTTTTGCATTGGAAATCCGTATCGCATTATATCCTTTGTTCAGTTTCACCGATAGCGACTTCTTCGCCACAATACCTTTTCCGCCCGAATTCAGACCGGCAAGCGAAAAGGCCTTTCCATTGACAGAAAGCGTTGCGGTTTTGGTATCTTCGGAAGTGTAATACAAAACGAGCGTATAACTTCCGGCAGACGCAGCATACACATCACGGAATTCAATGTAATTATCTTCACGGTTGCCGATTTTGATTACTTTGGTTCTTCCGGAACAAGCCGCATCCGTCAGCGGCCTTGCCTGATCGGGAACAATTTCACTATTCTCCGTCAGGTTAAAGTTATTGATCCAGGCATATTCAGCTTCAAAGACTTCCTGCAACTTCGTTTTTTGAGCCGTCACCTTCACCAACGACACGCCATGTGCGGGAATGGTAGCCGTATATTCCGACTCCATAGTTCCCAAATCAGTGCGAGCCCAAAGATCTCGTACTTTGGCAGAACCTACAATATTAAGATCTTTCCAGCTAACGGAGGCCGACGTCGGCGTTGTTTTCAGATTGAGCAGCGCTACCGCAAACTCTTTGCTCTGGCGACCGTTGAGATGTTTTGCCCACACCTGCACACTGTCTTTTTCGAACAGCAAATGTGCCTGCAAACCAGTCGGATCCTGATTAATGGCAATTACTTCGGGATTGGTAATAATCGATTTGGTTTCGTCGCTGATTTTGGTCATGTCGAGTCCCAGAGCCAATGGTGAAGAGAGAATACACCACATGGCAAAATGGCTTTTATCCTCTTCAAACGACAATCCACGTCCCACCTCCAACATATCCATGTCATTGTAATGCCCAGGACTGGCATACGGAGCCAGAAATTTATTCTGATTGATAATGCCGATAATACTTTTCCATCGCGCTTTTGAACCGGGAACAAAGTTGATATCCTGCGACATACGCCAAGAGTCGGCAATCGTGGTCACCCATGTGCCGGGAAATTGCCAGCGGCAAACGTTGAAGTTGATATCGATACGACCGGTATTGTTCATTGCTTTACGAATAGCGGTGTAGCGGGTTTTCTCATCGAGTTTTTGCTTCAAGCCGCCGCAATAATCCACTTTCAGGAAATCAAATCCCCAAGTTTTGAAGAAGAGATCGATGTCCTGCTGATCGTGACCGTAAAGTCCGCCGCCAACACCTCCGGGTTGTCCGCTATACTGCGACCCGCAGGTATTCTCGCCGGCTTCGCTATAAAACCCGGCTTTCAATCCTTTTGAATGGATATAATCGGCCAGATATTTCATTCCATGAGGAAATTTGATCGAATCGATACGCAGGGTTCCGTTAGGATAGCGAAGATTAAAAAAACCGTCATCAATGTTGAGATACCGGAATCCGGCAGCGGCAAGCCCCGATGAAACCATTGCATCGGCCTGCCGTTTTATCAAAGCCTCATCGATTTTTGCTCCGAACTGGTTCCAGCTCGCCCACCCCATCAAAGGCGTACGCGGAGTTGAAGTGTGTGATTTACCTTTGGAATTCGCCGACATCGTTACCAGCAAGAAAGACAAAACAACCAGGCCAAGACTTAATTTTCGCATAACAGTTTTTTGTTTGTATATCAATCAGGATTACAAAGGAGTTATTTGGAAATCTTATCGGAAATACGGAAATAGTCGAAATCGACGTAACCACCCGGAGTTTTGGTCGAATAATTAAACAAGCCAAAACGGTACCCCATAAAGTGCGGCATCGAATACTCCATTTTCAGCTGAGAGCCTATCGGCAGCCATGTTTTACCATCGAGACTATAGAAGAAATATCCGATATCGGTTTTATCCCTGAAATCGCATTCGGCTTTCAGATAGACTGTTTTCTGAGTCAAGGGAACAGATTGTGCCTCAACCGGAATCCGTGCCGAACCGTTTACCATTACAATTGATTTTACACCATTGGCAACCTTCACTCCCACCTGTCCGAACTTTTTCTGCAACAGAGCAAGTCCGGCAAAATCACCATCTTTCATGTTCGTCACATCAATAGCAGTGATGCCTGTAGAAACCGGACCGAAAGTACGTTGTGTCAACGTATTTCTGGCCTGCACGAACAGGGTATCGACGCGTCCGGTAGTCAGGCGCAGGTAGCCTTTTCGTTTGGTGACCGACCAAAGAGAGTTATCGGGATTGTGGTTCCACTGCCAAACCAATGGTAAAGCGCGTTCGCCGGGTTTACGGGTAAACTCGTCGGATGCTACAATGCCCGGATTGATGCCTTTACTTGCTGGAAGGTCGAGCGATTCCGGCAATTTCCCGTTAACACCGATCACCGGCCATCCATTTTCCCACTTCATGGGTACGAGATACGGAATACGACCTACCGATCCGTGATCCTGAAACAAATAGGCAAACCATCTTCCATCAGGGGTATCTATCATACCTCCCTGTGCCACACCCTGATCCTGAAAAGCGACTTTGCCTTCCCAGGGTCCGGCAAGTTTATCGGCTCTATGAACAAGAACAGTTCGCATTCCGCCGCGTGGCCAGCAAATATTGAACAAATAGCATTTGCCATCGTGCTGAAACAACTGAGATCCTTCGGCCGGAAGCATGATAGGACCGCCGGGCGCGCTTGCATTGTCAATAAGCACCCGTGTGGTCTCTTCTTTGACACCCGACAAATCAGCTTTCAATTCGGTTATCATAATTTTACCGCTACCGTAAACCAGATAGATATGACCGTCTTCGTCGAAAAATAGAGAATGGTCATGGAACGAAGGTTTGAACGAATGCTCTGTCCAGGGCCCTTTTTCAATATTTTTAGTGGTAAAAATGTACGTCTTGCCCGTTGTTTGAGCAAAAGTTGAAATATAGTAAAGTCCGTTGTGGTAACGGATACAGCTTGCCCAGGAACCCTTTCCATAATTGTTTTTTCCGTTATTCAGATCCAGGGCATCCATACTGCCGAGAGTAGAATATGCATAACCTATCATCTTCCAGTTGACAAGATCCTTCGATTTCATAATAGGCACCCCGGGATTCATGTGCATGGTGGTGCTACTCATATAGTAAGTGTCGCCTACCCGAATCATCGACATATCGGGTACGTCAGCAAAAATGATCGGATTATGGGCTTTACTTCCCTGAGCAAAAAGCATTGAAACACTCAAAAAAGAGAACAACAACAAAATATTTTTTTTCATTTTGATTATATATTATCAATTGACAAATAATCGCGTAATGCGATGCCAATCAGACCAATGCATTACTACAAACACATTGGCTCAGTTAAAATTAAATTCGATTAAGCGTATAAAAGAACGATACCAGCAACAACCAATAACCTGATTGCATCACAAGTCAATTCCCGGTACGATAAAGTGTATCAGCCGACATCAAAGAATGAATGCCAACCAAACCGGTTTGGATAATACGCTGTAAGTAGAAAGGTTTATATCTTCAAAAATCCCACGTGATCGGGGCAAAAATCACTCTTCCGTTTAAGATCTGATAAACAGATAAACCTTAAACGGACAAATTGTCATCTTGTTCGTTAGATAGCTTTTCTTTCACTTGGTTTAAATGCGCTCCTGTTTTTTTATAACAAATCTTATCAACAACTATTCTCCAACAATTGTCCAGCTCAATACCGTTCCATCCTTACGGTTGGGCAGTGTTCCCGGACGGTCGGCAGCGTACGGTTCGCCGGTACCCGGAGTCAAACCTACATAGCGGTTTGTTTTCAACGACAGCAACATGCACTGGTTGTGCAACATATCCTGCCACTGGAACAGGCTTCCTTCCGACTCCTGCTTCATCAACCGCACATCGCCCGAAATACCGATTCCCACAACAGTCAGGAAACCGGTGCCGTTCAATGCTTCGAGTGCTACCCTACCCTTACCGCGGTCGTGCACCCGAAACTGGCAACCATTGCCCTGAGCCTCTTTCGACCCTGTGGCGGCTGAATGCATCATACCGTGCGGGTTGGCCCATACCGGAGCGTCGGTTCCTAAATTAGTCAGAGTAATGATTTTCCCGACAGGAATATTGTGCGAACGGTCGGCAAGCGGTTCCACCACCCTGAAGTTATCAAAGTCGGCATATCCACCTTCTTTTCCTTGCGTATTATAGGCAAATAAAGCATAGCGCGAACCCTGAAAAGTCTTCAACTGATAGGGCAACCGGATAGAATCGCCGATATTGG comes from Paludibacter jiangxiensis and encodes:
- a CDS encoding alpha/beta hydrolase, whose amino-acid sequence is MKIKMLAVAFATVLTSSFCSAQANQSAVIEDFKPSTCNQPGQMYPQVNSQGYARFRVIAPNAQSIVVSLGLGGAKGGTPLAKAEDGSWMGTTAGPMDEGFHYYHLTIDGGVFNDPGAMNYYGSTRWESGIEIPAHDKDFYALKDVPHGNVQQILFPSKSTNTSRRAFVYTPAGYDKNTKTKYPVLYLQHGWGEDETAWSNQGHANLIMDNLIAEGKIKPFIIVMTYGMTNDAKPGTIGSFSYVPFQTVLVDELIPYVDANFRTIANKENRAMAGLSMGGMETHAITLARPDVFSYYALLSGGTYNPAELKGKANPKLIFISCGSRENPDMVKKAAVTLKEAGYNAVSFVSENTAHEFLTWRRSLKEVAPLLFK
- a CDS encoding glycoside hydrolase family 43 protein translates to MRSINLFLVLFVLSVSCFAQEKANAAISPVKGAKHIFRYTNPITRDTAISMRDHCIIKVGDKWYCTGTSNPVWTGPNPGVRLLESDDLIHWKQHSWIIDAAKLPADCPYNGRFWAPEIHFIQHKYYLTVNSGKVTKEDPKGMKTHSVWLFVADKVTGPYKLVNGPLTPQYNNDATLFEDEDGQTYLYCSGNGLFQARIDLNIGKLMTPIQKFLDKKQPGWPEWMIGGIEGPFVVKKEGTYFMFFSTWTRGYEVGLLKSKSPLGPWELASPNPIFGTRKKGYRPELAAEGGYSHLKFQDTPDPYSETGHNALFIGPDGNLWNSCHYMMYEKRPYPYCQTLEPWEPMPQMGIEPVTYKDGMFYIHEPTWTEQTVEY
- a CDS encoding family 43 glycosylhydrolase — its product is MKNNKMKLIFGVMLGLLAVSFVNAQNPIIRNQFSADPTARVFNGKVYLYPSHDIPTPQDKNLRKDWFCMADYHVFSSDNLTDWTDHGVIVTQTKVPWLTKINYDMWAPDCVFKNGKYYFYFPVGGRVGVATADKPEGPYTVLDKPVEGIRGIDPCVLLDKDGKAYIFTAMGRISVAKLKDNMIEVDGPVQTIANLPTKGLIEGPFAMERNGKYYLTYPHVANQIERLEYAMSDSPMGPYQPVGVIMDESPSNCWTNHHSIVNYKNQWYLFYHDRDYSPKFDKNRSVRVDSLTFNADGTIKKVIPTFRGVGLSDATKEIQLDRYSKISEKGASIALLDTADTFKGWKTIFDAQGAWVQYNAVNFAKKGGKSLQVRALSATGGSLQLKLNDVNGVVVAKINVPKSSAWTTIKVPVSAVKKGVYNLCVVSQDSKPVEVDWIRFE
- a CDS encoding alpha-galactosidase D; the protein is MRKLSLGLVVLSFLLVTMSANSKGKSHTSTPRTPLMGWASWNQFGAKIDEALIKRQADAMVSSGLAAAGFRYLNIDDGFFNLRYPNGTLRIDSIKFPHGMKYLADYIHSKGLKAGFYSEAGENTCGSQYSGQPGGVGGGLYGHDQQDIDLFFKTWGFDFLKVDYCGGLKQKLDEKTRYTAIRKAMNNTGRIDINFNVCRWQFPGTWVTTIADSWRMSQDINFVPGSKARWKSIIGIINQNKFLAPYASPGHYNDMDMLEVGRGLSFEEDKSHFAMWCILSSPLALGLDMTKISDETKSIITNPEVIAINQDPTGLQAHLLFEKDSVQVWAKHLNGRQSKEFAVALLNLKTTPTSASVSWKDLNIVGSAKVRDLWARTDLGTMESEYTATIPAHGVSLVKVTAQKTKLQEVFEAEYAWINNFNLTENSEIVPDQARPLTDAACSGRTKVIKIGNREDNYIEFRDVYAASAGSYTLVLYYTSEDTKTATLSVNGKAFSLAGLNSGGKGIVAKKSLSVKLNKGYNAIRISNAKGWAPDIDKIEINLNNNKL
- a CDS encoding glycoside hydrolase family 43 protein; the protein is MKKNILLLFSFLSVSMLFAQGSKAHNPIIFADVPDMSMIRVGDTYYMSSTTMHMNPGVPIMKSKDLVNWKMIGYAYSTLGSMDALDLNNGKNNYGKGSWASCIRYHNGLYYISTFAQTTGKTYIFTTKNIEKGPWTEHSFKPSFHDHSLFFDEDGHIYLVYGSGKIMITELKADLSGVKEETTRVLIDNASAPGGPIMLPAEGSQLFQHDGKCYLFNICWPRGGMRTVLVHRADKLAGPWEGKVAFQDQGVAQGGMIDTPDGRWFAYLFQDHGSVGRIPYLVPMKWENGWPVIGVNGKLPESLDLPASKGINPGIVASDEFTRKPGERALPLVWQWNHNPDNSLWSVTKRKGYLRLTTGRVDTLFVQARNTLTQRTFGPVSTGITAIDVTNMKDGDFAGLALLQKKFGQVGVKVANGVKSIVMVNGSARIPVEAQSVPLTQKTVYLKAECDFRDKTDIGYFFYSLDGKTWLPIGSQLKMEYSMPHFMGYRFGLFNYSTKTPGGYVDFDYFRISDKISK